A region of Plutella xylostella chromosome 29, ilPluXylo3.1, whole genome shotgun sequence DNA encodes the following proteins:
- the LOC105383964 gene encoding aprataxin and PNK-like factor isoform X1, translating into MKMVFRLLRVDCAEPCKIQLSDGVHKFGRGIFLDCEDRRVSRRHGELRVAAGAVALHALHQNPCFYIKKETEDTEILRKDETVNLSNGDRFGLLPGSYWYELLELPDSVEPTTTPALTTSGSPTDTACGHTVGEPHKESPTLTQSSTEAPADPNESAVLDFQLNDTLQADPAPGSPSLLGRDEQSAGAAAVTCESDCEAGQAAGKRRHATSDEEAAGKRPRTASSHWPVKTEPPDGMPDVPELKPDVLEAKLDAPDVKPDSPDVKPDVSKIDIGASAPGPSTAAPPPAPPAGASPAPPDDGFPRERCFYGADCYRKNPVHRATYRHPGDADWAGAGAGGEPCRWGAACRRRDPRHWEQAHHPPGKVKPGARGRPRRSSSSDPPSPGGSPAPASPPPRRRPAPRAPALAPASPDSAAEDPFHTDDEDDWLPA; encoded by the exons ATGAAAATGGTATTTAGGCTACTGCGAGTGGATTGCGCCGAACCGTGCAAAATACAACTTTCAGATGGCGTTCATAAGTTTGGACGTGGTATTTTCCTTGAT TGCGAGGACCGGCGAGTGTCGCGGCGGCACGGGGAGCTGCGCGTGGCGGCCGGCGCCGTGGCGCTGCACGCG ttaCACCAAAACCCATGCTTTTACATTAAGAAAGAGACAGAAGATACAGAAATTTTAAGAAAAGATGAGACAGTGAATTTGAGTAATGGTGACAGGTTTGGTTTACTGCCGGGCTCCTACTGGTATGAGCTGCTGGAGCTGCCGGACTCCGTGGAGCCTACAACCACTCCAGCCCTCACCACCTCTGGCAGTCCCACGGACACTGCGTGTGGCCACACTGTTGGTGAGCCACACAAGGAGTCCCCCACCCTCACACAGAGCAGCACTGAAGCTCCCGCCGACCCCAATGAGTCTGCCGTGTTGGACTTCCAGCTCAATGACACTCTGCAAGCTGACCCAGCTCCGGGCTCCCCATCACTACTTG GTAGAGATGAGCAAAGTGCAGGCGCGGCTGCTGTGACGTGTGAGAGTGACTGCGAAGCCGGCCAGGCGGCGGGCAAGCGACGGCACGCGACCAGCGATGAGGAGGCGGCGGGCAAGCGACCGCGCACCGCCAGCAGTCACTGGCCAGTCAAGACTGAGCCGCCAGACGGAATGCCAGATGTCCCTGAACTAAAGCCAGATGTTCTGGAAGCCAAGTTAGACGCTCCCGACGTAAAGCCTGATTCTCCCGATGTCAAGCCAGATGTGAGCAAAATCGACATTGGCGCGTCTGCTCca GGTCCGTCGACAGCggcgccgccccccgcgccccccgccggcgcgtcccccgcgcccccggaCGACGGCTTCCCGCGCGAGAGATGCTTCTACGGGGCTGACTgctacag GAAGAACCCAGTGCACCGCGCCACGTACCGGCACCCGGGCGACGCGGActgggcgggcgcgggcgcggggggcgagcCGTGCCGCTGGGGCGCGGCGTGCCGGCGCCGGGACCCGCGGCACTGGGAGCAGGCCCATCATCCACCAG GAAAAGTGAAGCCGGGCGCGCGAGGCCGCCCCCGGCGCTCGTCGAGCAGCGACCCACCGAGCCCGGGCGGctcccccgcgcccgcctcgccccctcctcgccgccgccccgccccgcgcgcccccgccctCGCCCCCGCCTCGCCCGACAGCGCCGCCGAGGACCCCTTCCACACGGACGACGAGGACGACTGGCTGCCCGCGTGA
- the LOC105383964 gene encoding aprataxin and PNK-like factor isoform X2 produces the protein MKMVFRLLRVDCAEPCKIQLSDGVHKFGRGIFLDCEDRRVSRRHGELRVAAGAVALHALHQNPCFYIKKETEDTEILRKDETVNLSNGDRFGLLPGSYWYELLELPDSVEPTTTPALTTSGSPTDTACGHTVGEPHKESPTLTQSSTEAPADPNESAVLDFQLNDTLQADPAPGSPSLLGRDEQSAGAAAVTCESDCEAGQAAGKRRHATSDEEAAGKRPRTASSHWPVKTEPPDGMPDVPELKPDVLEAKLDAPDVKPDSPDVKPDGPSTAAPPPAPPAGASPAPPDDGFPRERCFYGADCYRKNPVHRATYRHPGDADWAGAGAGGEPCRWGAACRRRDPRHWEQAHHPPGKVKPGARGRPRRSSSSDPPSPGGSPAPASPPPRRRPAPRAPALAPASPDSAAEDPFHTDDEDDWLPA, from the exons ATGAAAATGGTATTTAGGCTACTGCGAGTGGATTGCGCCGAACCGTGCAAAATACAACTTTCAGATGGCGTTCATAAGTTTGGACGTGGTATTTTCCTTGAT TGCGAGGACCGGCGAGTGTCGCGGCGGCACGGGGAGCTGCGCGTGGCGGCCGGCGCCGTGGCGCTGCACGCG ttaCACCAAAACCCATGCTTTTACATTAAGAAAGAGACAGAAGATACAGAAATTTTAAGAAAAGATGAGACAGTGAATTTGAGTAATGGTGACAGGTTTGGTTTACTGCCGGGCTCCTACTGGTATGAGCTGCTGGAGCTGCCGGACTCCGTGGAGCCTACAACCACTCCAGCCCTCACCACCTCTGGCAGTCCCACGGACACTGCGTGTGGCCACACTGTTGGTGAGCCACACAAGGAGTCCCCCACCCTCACACAGAGCAGCACTGAAGCTCCCGCCGACCCCAATGAGTCTGCCGTGTTGGACTTCCAGCTCAATGACACTCTGCAAGCTGACCCAGCTCCGGGCTCCCCATCACTACTTG GTAGAGATGAGCAAAGTGCAGGCGCGGCTGCTGTGACGTGTGAGAGTGACTGCGAAGCCGGCCAGGCGGCGGGCAAGCGACGGCACGCGACCAGCGATGAGGAGGCGGCGGGCAAGCGACCGCGCACCGCCAGCAGTCACTGGCCAGTCAAGACTGAGCCGCCAGACGGAATGCCAGATGTCCCTGAACTAAAGCCAGATGTTCTGGAAGCCAAGTTAGACGCTCCCGACGTAAAGCCTGATTCTCCCGATGTCAAGCCAGAT GGTCCGTCGACAGCggcgccgccccccgcgccccccgccggcgcgtcccccgcgcccccggaCGACGGCTTCCCGCGCGAGAGATGCTTCTACGGGGCTGACTgctacag GAAGAACCCAGTGCACCGCGCCACGTACCGGCACCCGGGCGACGCGGActgggcgggcgcgggcgcggggggcgagcCGTGCCGCTGGGGCGCGGCGTGCCGGCGCCGGGACCCGCGGCACTGGGAGCAGGCCCATCATCCACCAG GAAAAGTGAAGCCGGGCGCGCGAGGCCGCCCCCGGCGCTCGTCGAGCAGCGACCCACCGAGCCCGGGCGGctcccccgcgcccgcctcgccccctcctcgccgccgccccgccccgcgcgcccccgccctCGCCCCCGCCTCGCCCGACAGCGCCGCCGAGGACCCCTTCCACACGGACGACGAGGACGACTGGCTGCCCGCGTGA
- the LOC105383964 gene encoding aprataxin and PNK-like factor isoform X3: MKMVFRLLRVDCAEPCKIQLSDGVHKFGRGIFLDCEDRRVSRRHGELRVAAGAVALHALHQNPCFYIKKETEDTEILRKDETVNLSNGDRFGLLPGSYWYELLELPDSVEPTTTPALTTSGSPTDTACGHTVGEPHKESPTLTQSSTEAPADPNESAVLDFQLNDTLQADPAPGSPSLLGRDEQSAGAAAVTCESDCEAGQAAGKRRHATSDEEAAGKRPRTASSHWPVKTEPPDGMPDVPELKPDVLEAKLDAPDVKPDSPDVKPDVSKIDIGASAPGPSTAAPPPAPPAGASPAPPDDGFPRERCFYGADCYRKNPVHRATYRHPGDADWAGAGAGGEPCRWGAACRRRDPRHWEQAHHPPGTSRPRPALRVHAVCLHIHPRDELQDELYDELDNEFEDELDYESGLDRSVDQDYEF; this comes from the exons ATGAAAATGGTATTTAGGCTACTGCGAGTGGATTGCGCCGAACCGTGCAAAATACAACTTTCAGATGGCGTTCATAAGTTTGGACGTGGTATTTTCCTTGAT TGCGAGGACCGGCGAGTGTCGCGGCGGCACGGGGAGCTGCGCGTGGCGGCCGGCGCCGTGGCGCTGCACGCG ttaCACCAAAACCCATGCTTTTACATTAAGAAAGAGACAGAAGATACAGAAATTTTAAGAAAAGATGAGACAGTGAATTTGAGTAATGGTGACAGGTTTGGTTTACTGCCGGGCTCCTACTGGTATGAGCTGCTGGAGCTGCCGGACTCCGTGGAGCCTACAACCACTCCAGCCCTCACCACCTCTGGCAGTCCCACGGACACTGCGTGTGGCCACACTGTTGGTGAGCCACACAAGGAGTCCCCCACCCTCACACAGAGCAGCACTGAAGCTCCCGCCGACCCCAATGAGTCTGCCGTGTTGGACTTCCAGCTCAATGACACTCTGCAAGCTGACCCAGCTCCGGGCTCCCCATCACTACTTG GTAGAGATGAGCAAAGTGCAGGCGCGGCTGCTGTGACGTGTGAGAGTGACTGCGAAGCCGGCCAGGCGGCGGGCAAGCGACGGCACGCGACCAGCGATGAGGAGGCGGCGGGCAAGCGACCGCGCACCGCCAGCAGTCACTGGCCAGTCAAGACTGAGCCGCCAGACGGAATGCCAGATGTCCCTGAACTAAAGCCAGATGTTCTGGAAGCCAAGTTAGACGCTCCCGACGTAAAGCCTGATTCTCCCGATGTCAAGCCAGATGTGAGCAAAATCGACATTGGCGCGTCTGCTCca GGTCCGTCGACAGCggcgccgccccccgcgccccccgccggcgcgtcccccgcgcccccggaCGACGGCTTCCCGCGCGAGAGATGCTTCTACGGGGCTGACTgctacag GAAGAACCCAGTGCACCGCGCCACGTACCGGCACCCGGGCGACGCGGActgggcgggcgcgggcgcggggggcgagcCGTGCCGCTGGGGCGCGGCGTGCCGGCGCCGGGACCCGCGGCACTGGGAGCAGGCCCATCATCCACCAG GCACGTCGCGGCCGCGGCCCGCGCTGCGCGTGCACGCCGTCTGCCTGCACATCCACCCACGCGACGAGCTGCAAGACGAGCTCTACGACGAGCTCGACAACGAGTTCGAGGACGAGCTCGACTACGAGAGCGGCCTCGACCGCAGCGTCGACCAGGACTACGAGTTCTAG
- the LOC105383964 gene encoding aprataxin and PNK-like factor isoform X4, with protein sequence MAFISLDVVFSLIARTGECRGGTGSCAWRPAPWRCTRFGLLPGSYWYELLELPDSVEPTTTPALTTSGSPTDTACGHTVGEPHKESPTLTQSSTEAPADPNESAVLDFQLNDTLQADPAPGSPSLLGRDEQSAGAAAVTCESDCEAGQAAGKRRHATSDEEAAGKRPRTASSHWPVKTEPPDGMPDVPELKPDVLEAKLDAPDVKPDSPDVKPDVSKIDIGASAPGPSTAAPPPAPPAGASPAPPDDGFPRERCFYGADCYRKNPVHRATYRHPGDADWAGAGAGGEPCRWGAACRRRDPRHWEQAHHPPGKVKPGARGRPRRSSSSDPPSPGGSPAPASPPPRRRPAPRAPALAPASPDSAAEDPFHTDDEDDWLPA encoded by the exons ATGGCGTTCATAAGTTTGGACGTGGTATTTTCCTTGAT TGCGAGGACCGGCGAGTGTCGCGGCGGCACGGGGAGCTGCGCGTGGCGGCCGGCGCCGTGGCGCTGCACGCG GTTTGGTTTACTGCCGGGCTCCTACTGGTATGAGCTGCTGGAGCTGCCGGACTCCGTGGAGCCTACAACCACTCCAGCCCTCACCACCTCTGGCAGTCCCACGGACACTGCGTGTGGCCACACTGTTGGTGAGCCACACAAGGAGTCCCCCACCCTCACACAGAGCAGCACTGAAGCTCCCGCCGACCCCAATGAGTCTGCCGTGTTGGACTTCCAGCTCAATGACACTCTGCAAGCTGACCCAGCTCCGGGCTCCCCATCACTACTTG GTAGAGATGAGCAAAGTGCAGGCGCGGCTGCTGTGACGTGTGAGAGTGACTGCGAAGCCGGCCAGGCGGCGGGCAAGCGACGGCACGCGACCAGCGATGAGGAGGCGGCGGGCAAGCGACCGCGCACCGCCAGCAGTCACTGGCCAGTCAAGACTGAGCCGCCAGACGGAATGCCAGATGTCCCTGAACTAAAGCCAGATGTTCTGGAAGCCAAGTTAGACGCTCCCGACGTAAAGCCTGATTCTCCCGATGTCAAGCCAGATGTGAGCAAAATCGACATTGGCGCGTCTGCTCca GGTCCGTCGACAGCggcgccgccccccgcgccccccgccggcgcgtcccccgcgcccccggaCGACGGCTTCCCGCGCGAGAGATGCTTCTACGGGGCTGACTgctacag GAAGAACCCAGTGCACCGCGCCACGTACCGGCACCCGGGCGACGCGGActgggcgggcgcgggcgcggggggcgagcCGTGCCGCTGGGGCGCGGCGTGCCGGCGCCGGGACCCGCGGCACTGGGAGCAGGCCCATCATCCACCAG GAAAAGTGAAGCCGGGCGCGCGAGGCCGCCCCCGGCGCTCGTCGAGCAGCGACCCACCGAGCCCGGGCGGctcccccgcgcccgcctcgccccctcctcgccgccgccccgccccgcgcgcccccgccctCGCCCCCGCCTCGCCCGACAGCGCCGCCGAGGACCCCTTCCACACGGACGACGAGGACGACTGGCTGCCCGCGTGA
- the LOC119693432 gene encoding translin-associated protein X: protein MSGRGGGRHRQRARGGRAAREGGPPGAGGPVDAAAAGPVLAQFRAAAAALNDRHDRHERLVKLSRDITIESKRIIFLLHSAISVEEQEKATMDAMDRLNALIAGPIKAIGIELEQKPAYLHARAVSPGFQEFCEAYTFCYLMKHKELPPWSKLQNDFTYQIKNIEVEEQPERTVVTMLTQSDFLLGLADLSGELMRRAINSISRGIASDNQECHSCCQTTRDLFTGFVGLFGASKEVSRKLCVTRANVGKVEAALYALALRPAGAGDAGAGGAGGAGTARLRDWAEPPALSDDEGFY, encoded by the exons ATGTCGGGACGAG GTGGCGGGCGGCACCggcagcgcgcgcgcggcgggcgggcggcgcgggagGGCGGGCCTCCGGGGGCAGGCGGGCCGGTGGACGCGGCCGCCGCGGGCCCAGTGCTGGCGCAGttccgcgccgccgccgccgcgctcaACGACCGCCACGACCGACACGAGCGCCTCGTCAAGCTCTCCAGAGACATCACTATCGAGAGCAAGAGAATTATATTCTTGCTACATTCAGCCATCAG CGTTGAGGAGCAAGAGAAGGCCACAATGGATGCCATGGACAGACTGAATGCTCTCATAGCGGGCCCCATTAAAGCCATAGGTATAGAGCTCGAGcagaaacctgcatatctgcATGCTCGAGCTGTCTCTCCTGGATTTCAGGAATTCTGTGAAGCATATACCTTCTGCTACCTAATGAAACATAAGGAGCTTCCACCATGGTCAAAACTTCAAAATGATTTTACATATCAGATTAAAAACATAGAAGTGGAGGAGCAACCAGAGAGAACCGTGGTGACGATGCTGACTCAGAGCGACTTCCTGCTGGGGCTGGCAGACCTCAGCGGGGAGCTAATGCGCCGCGCCATCAACAGCATCTCCCGAGGCATCGCCAGCGACAACCAGGAGTGCCACAGCTGCTGCCAGACCACCCGGGACCTGTTCACTGGATTTGTTG GTCTGTTCGGCGCGAGCAAGGAGGTGTCGCGCAAGCTGTGCGTGACGCGCGCCAACGTGGGCAAGGTGGAGGCGGCGCTGTACGCGCTGGCGCTGCGGCCAGCGGGGGCGGGGgacgcgggggcgggcggggccGGGGGCGCGGGGACGGCGCGCCTGCGGGACTGGGCCGAGCCGCCCGCGCTCTCCGACGACGAAGGCTTCTACTGA